The following proteins come from a genomic window of Lolium rigidum isolate FL_2022 chromosome 5, APGP_CSIRO_Lrig_0.1, whole genome shotgun sequence:
- the LOC124654700 gene encoding putative receptor protein kinase ZmPK1: MVPAPPTHLATVSFLTFLALVSSAASRDILQLGSSLAVEAYQSDILQSPDGTFSCGFYSIYDYAFTFSVWYSRAANKTVVWSANRDRPVHARRAALTLRKDGNMVLRDYDDTVVWQAADYLRNVQHAELLDTGNLVLKNTSGSIVWQSFDSPTDTLLPSQRITAATQLVPTTQSRSPGNYIFRFNDISMLSLIYNVPDVSDIYWPNPDISVFDNNRSRYNSTRLGSLGNNGVLSSSDFADGLLLKASDAAVPGTKRRLTLDPDGNFRMYSLDDSDGMWSVSMVAISQPCAIHGICGQNGICHYSPKPTCSCPPGYVMTNPGNWTEGCTATFKLTCGDQEPVQFVKLPHTDFWGSDQKRLLGVSLEACMDSCISDCTCKGFQYLQGKGSCYPKSLLFNGMSCATPMVRAIYLKLPARFNVSDTPIPQSNVLDPAPPTLHCDQMSRGVRHPFPDVKETTDGEPKWIYFFSFIVAIFVIEVSFIAFAWFFVFRREMGPSEVWAAEEGYKVMTSHFRRYSYRELAKATREFRVELGRGRSGAVYKGVLEDERPVAVKKLKNISRGKEEFQAELSIIGRINHMNLARIWGFCSEGSHRLLVCEYVENGSLANILFREQKTFVLDWKQRFTIALGVAKGLAYLHHECLEWVIHCDVKPENILLDTDFEPKITDFGLVKLLNRAGSSQNMSQVRGTVGYIAPEWVSGLPITAKVDVYSYGIVLLELLSGARVSELAVGSDVHSMLRQLVSVLADKLEGHEESWVCEFVDQELSGQFNYLQARTVIKLAISCLQEDRNKRPTMESVVQTLLSFDEASD, translated from the coding sequence ATGGTTCCTGCTCCTCCAACACACCTTGCCACCGTCTCCTTCCTCACCTTTCTCGCGCTAGTCTCGAGTGCGGCGAGTCGGGACATTCTGCAACTGGGATCTTCCCTTGCTGTCGAGGCCTACCAGAGTGACATCCTGCAGTCACCGGACGGCACCTTCTCCTGCGGCTTCTACAGCATCTATGACTATGCCTTCACGTTCTCAGTATGGTACTCCAGGGCAGCCAACAAGACTGTTGTCTGGAGCGCGAACCGCGACCGCCCCGTCCACGCCAGGAGGGCGGCCCTGACATTGCGCAAGGACGGCAACATGGTGCTCAGAGACTACGACGACACCGTGGTGTGGCAAGCTGCTGATTACCTCAGAAATGTTCAGCATGCTGAGCTGCTGGACACCGGGAATCTCGTCCTGAAGAACACCAGCGGCAGCATAGTATGGCAGAGTTTCGATTCACCGACAGACACGCTCCTGCCGTCCCAGCGCATCACCGCTGCGACACAGTTGGTCCCGACGACCCAGTCGCGTTCTCCTGGTAACTACATCTTCCGTTTCAATGATATATCGATGCTGTCACTCATATACAATGTTCCTGATGTCTCGGATATATACTGGCCAAACCCTGATATCAGCGTCTTCGACAATAACAGAAGCCGGTATAACAGTACTAGATTGGGGAGTTTAGGCAACAATGGAGTCCTTTCATCTAGTGATTTTGCTGATGGACTACTACTTAAGGCCTCTGATGCAGCGGTGCCGGGGACCAAGAGAAGGCTAACTCTCGACCCTGATGGTAATTTCCGGATGTACAGCCTAGATGACTCAGATGGGATGTGGTCAGTTTCAATGGTAGCAATATCCCAGCCTTGCGCCATCCATGGCATATGTGGTCAGAATGGAATCTGCCATTACTCGCCTAAACCTACGTGCTCATGCCCACCAGGTTACGTGATGACCAACCCAGGTAACTGGACTGAAGGCTGCACGGCTACTTTCAAATTAACTTGTGGTGATCAGGAACCTGTGCAGTTCGTGAAGCTCCCCCACACGGATTTCTGGGGATCTGATCAGAAGCGTCTTCTGGGAGTCTCCTTGGAGGCTTGTATGGACAGTTGCATTAGTGACTGCACCTGCAAAGGCTTCCAGTACCTGCAAGGCAAAGGGTCATGCTACCCGAAATCCCTTCTTTTCAATGGAATGAGTTGTGCAACACCTATGGTGCGAGCAATCTATCTCAAGCTTCCTGCCAGGTTCAATGTATCAGATACACCTATTCCTCAGTCCAATGTGTTGGATCCGGCACCGCCTACTCTGCACTGCGACCAGATGAGCCGAGGAGTCAGACACCCATTTCCGGATGTAAAAGAAACCACTGATGGAGAACCAAAGTGGATCTACTTCTTCAGTTTCATAGTTGCAATTTTTGTTATTGAGGTTTCCTTCATAGCATTTGCATGGTTCTTTGTCTTTAGAAGAGAGATGGGGCCATCAGAGGTGTGGGCAGCCGAGGAAGGTTACAAGGTGATGACTAGCCATTTTCGAAGATACAGTTACAGAGAGCTCGCGAAGGCAACAAGAGAGTTCAGAGTTGAGCTAGGAAGGGGAAGATCAGGCGCTGTGTATAAAGGTGTACTAGAAGATGAAAGGCCAGTGGCTGTGAAGAAGCTTAAAAATATAAGTCGAGGCAAGGAAGAGTTTCAAGCTGAGCTGAGCATCATTGGCAGGATTAACCACATGAATCTTGCGAGAATATGGGGGTTTTGCTCAGAAGGGTCACACAGGCTGTTGGTTTGTGAGTATGTGGAGAACGGATCCCTGGCAAACATTTTGTTCAGAGAACAAAAAACTTTCGTCCTGGACTGGAAGCAAAGGTTTACTATTGCATTAGGTGTGGCCAAAGGATTGGCCTATCTTCACCATGAGTGCTTAGAATGGGTCATCCACTGTGATGTGAAACCTGAGAACATACTGCTGGACACAGACTTTGAGCCTAAGATCACTGACTTTGGGTTGGTGAAGTTGCTAAACAGAGCTGGATCCAGTCAGAACATGTCGCAGGTGCGAGGAACGGTAGGTTACATAGCTCCCGAGTGGGTTTCTGGCCTCCCAATCACAGCGAAAGTTGATGTGTACAGCTATGGAATTGTGCTGCTTGAGCTTTTATCTGGGGCAAGAGTTTCGGAGCTGGCTGTCGGTTCAGACGTGCACAGCATGCTCCGGCAGCTTGTCAGTGTTCTTGCTGATAAACTGGAGGGGCATGAAGAATCATGGGTGTGTGAATTTGTTGACCAGGAATTGAGTGGACAGTTTAACTATCTGCAAGCAAGAACGGTGATCAAGTTGGCAATTTCTTGCTTGCAAGAAGATAGAAACAAGAGACCGACCATGGAATCTGTTGTCCAGACTCTCCTCTCGTTTGATGAAGCTAGTGATTAG